A genomic region of Marinobacter sp. NP-4(2019) contains the following coding sequences:
- the mraY gene encoding phospho-N-acetylmuramoyl-pentapeptide-transferase: MLLWLTEVLSQYFTALTVFQYLTLRGILGTLTALAISLLIGPVMIRKLSQYQIGQSVRDDGPQTHLSKAGTPTMGGALILVAIGISTLLWADLGNRYVWVTILVTLLFGAIGWVDDYRKVVERNPRGLPARWKYFWQSVIGGTAAVVLFFSSSLPQETSLYLPFFKNVSLTLGPVIFILLTYFVIVGSSNAVNLTDGLDGLAIMPTVMVAGALGLFAYLSGHAQFADYLLIPHLPGTGELIVFCGALVGAGLGFLWFNTYPAQVFMGDVGALALGAALGVVAVIVRQEIVLFIMGGVFVMETVSVILQVASYRLTGRRIFRMAPLHHHFELKGWPEPRVIVRFWVVTVVLVLIGLASLKLR, encoded by the coding sequence ATGCTGCTCTGGCTGACAGAGGTTCTATCGCAATATTTTACTGCCCTGACGGTGTTTCAGTATCTGACGCTGCGTGGAATTCTGGGCACCCTGACGGCGCTGGCCATCTCGCTGCTGATTGGTCCGGTGATGATTCGTAAGCTAAGCCAGTACCAGATCGGTCAATCGGTCCGTGACGATGGTCCCCAGACCCACCTGAGCAAGGCCGGAACACCGACCATGGGCGGTGCACTGATTCTGGTTGCCATCGGTATCAGCACACTGTTGTGGGCGGATCTCGGTAATCGCTATGTCTGGGTGACGATTCTGGTGACCCTGCTGTTCGGGGCAATCGGTTGGGTGGATGACTACCGCAAGGTTGTTGAGCGCAATCCGCGCGGCCTTCCAGCTCGCTGGAAATATTTCTGGCAGTCGGTGATTGGTGGCACTGCCGCGGTTGTACTGTTCTTCAGTTCTTCCCTGCCACAGGAAACGTCGTTGTATTTGCCCTTTTTCAAGAACGTATCGCTGACTCTGGGACCGGTCATCTTTATCCTGCTGACCTATTTTGTGATTGTCGGCAGCAGCAATGCGGTCAACCTGACAGACGGTCTTGATGGTCTGGCGATCATGCCGACAGTGATGGTGGCGGGTGCGTTGGGCCTGTTTGCCTACCTGTCCGGCCACGCCCAGTTTGCGGATTACCTGCTGATTCCCCACTTGCCGGGTACCGGTGAACTGATCGTGTTCTGTGGCGCCCTGGTGGGTGCTGGCCTTGGCTTTCTCTGGTTTAACACCTATCCGGCGCAGGTCTTCATGGGGGATGTGGGTGCCCTGGCTTTGGGGGCAGCCCTGGGCGTTGTGGCAGTGATTGTCCGCCAGGAGATTGTCCTGTTCATCATGGGCGGTGTGTTTGTCATGGAAACCGTCTCGGTGATCCTGCAGGTGGCGTCTTACCGGCTGACCGGGCGAAGGATCTTTCGCATGGCACCGTTGCACCATCATTTCGAATTGAAGGGCTGGCCTGAGCCGCGCGTCATCGTGCGTTTCTGGGTCGTTACCGTGGTTCTGGTTCTGATTGGCCTTGCCAGTCTTAAACTGCGATAG
- the murD gene encoding UDP-N-acetylmuramoyl-L-alanine--D-glutamate ligase produces the protein MSVIVSDRRTLVVGLGKTGLSCVRYLCEQGREIAVADSRHNPPGLDELKSGWPEVPVHTGPFDSEFFTTFNELIVSPGVSVETPAIRAAVAKGALVRGDIDLFAQAADAPIVAITGSNGKTTVTTLVGEMARAAGRRVEVGGNIGTPALDLLGRNADLYVLELSSFQLETTEELNALAATVLNVSDDHMDRYPSKMEYFQAKQRIFRGCKNAIVNLDDALSTPMARDNLKFLCFGFHRVNPDTFSTREDDQGTWITFGFDNLLLAEELKLLGRHNISNVMAALALGQAAGFPMDTMLSVVREFRGLPHRCEFIRRVNDVDYINDSKGTNVGATVAAIESLVPANGKIVLIAGGDSKGADFAPLETPVTLHCRAVVLIGRDARRIAENIGTAAAVTYAETMADAVIRAAELAHAGDRVLLSPACASFDMFRDYNDRGDQFRQQVEGL, from the coding sequence ATGAGTGTCATCGTGTCAGATCGTCGCACACTGGTCGTGGGGCTCGGTAAAACCGGGCTTTCCTGCGTGCGCTATCTGTGCGAGCAGGGGCGGGAGATCGCCGTGGCGGACAGCCGCCATAACCCGCCCGGACTGGACGAGCTCAAGTCCGGGTGGCCGGAGGTGCCCGTGCATACCGGGCCGTTCGACAGTGAGTTTTTTACCACCTTTAACGAGCTGATCGTCAGCCCGGGCGTCAGTGTTGAAACGCCAGCCATTCGCGCTGCGGTGGCCAAAGGTGCGCTGGTGCGGGGGGATATCGACCTGTTTGCCCAAGCCGCCGATGCCCCCATCGTTGCCATTACCGGATCCAATGGGAAAACCACGGTGACCACGCTGGTGGGTGAAATGGCCCGGGCGGCGGGCCGCAGGGTGGAAGTGGGTGGCAACATTGGCACGCCGGCTCTGGATCTGCTGGGGCGGAATGCCGATTTGTACGTTCTGGAGCTATCCAGCTTCCAGTTGGAAACCACAGAAGAGCTGAACGCCCTGGCGGCTACAGTGCTGAATGTCAGCGACGATCATATGGATCGCTATCCGTCCAAGATGGAGTATTTCCAGGCCAAGCAGCGGATATTCCGGGGCTGCAAGAACGCCATTGTGAATCTGGATGACGCCCTGAGTACGCCTATGGCGCGGGATAACCTGAAGTTCCTGTGTTTTGGTTTTCACCGGGTAAATCCGGACACCTTCAGCACCCGTGAAGATGATCAGGGCACCTGGATTACTTTCGGCTTCGACAACCTGCTGTTGGCGGAAGAACTCAAGCTTCTCGGTCGCCACAACATCAGTAACGTGATGGCCGCGCTGGCGCTGGGGCAGGCGGCTGGATTCCCGATGGATACCATGTTGTCGGTGGTCCGGGAGTTCCGCGGGCTGCCACACCGCTGCGAATTCATACGCCGGGTCAACGATGTGGATTACATCAATGACTCCAAGGGCACCAACGTTGGAGCAACTGTTGCGGCTATCGAGAGCCTGGTTCCGGCCAACGGCAAGATTGTTCTGATCGCGGGTGGCGATAGCAAAGGGGCCGACTTCGCGCCACTTGAAACGCCGGTCACCCTGCATTGTCGTGCGGTCGTGTTGATCGGCCGGGATGCCCGCCGAATTGCCGAGAACATTGGCACGGCCGCCGCGGTCACCTATGCAGAGACCATGGCGGACGCGGTTATCCGGGCGGCAGAGCTGGCCCATGCCGGAGACCGGGTCCTGTTATCCCCGGCCTGCGCGAGTTTTGACATGTTCCGCGATTACAACGATCGCGGTGACCAGTTCCGGCAACAGGTGGAGGGGTTGTGA
- a CDS encoding UDP-N-acetylmuramoyl-L-alanyl-D-glutamate--2,6-diaminopimelate ligase — MCITSLSTLLQGIAPVPSVFDVTIHGLQTDSRQVTSGDAFIALAGRRTTADHYVDEAVAAGATVIILEADEPGECREYRGALIVPVVGLRNKLGKIADRFFEHPSQRLRLIGVTGTNGKTSVSHYIAQLLQQTGTPCGLLGTLGYGMPGALQVASHTTPDVVQVNRVLSRILKQGGRAATMEVSSHALDQGRVDRLTMTGAVFTNLTRDHLDYHGSMEAYGAAKAKLFEREELHYAVVNFDDPFGRQLYEQLEGKCDRIRYSLHEAQTELWLTGFEPTLHGFSASLDGEWGAFDVNVPLMGSFNASNVLASMAAVLSLGVPVERVQKAVETLQPPPGRLEPFTGANGVRVVVDYAHTPDALANALAALKPHVTGRLFCVFGCGGDRDSGKRPEMAVEAEKAADVVVVTDDNPRGEHPDAIARDILRGFAKPDQVAVIHDRAEAIARTIRQAGEGDIVLIAGKGHETYQETAGQRVHFSDAEQVQHILQLNGGVA, encoded by the coding sequence ATGTGTATCACATCACTCAGCACATTGTTACAGGGTATTGCGCCGGTGCCGTCCGTCTTTGACGTGACGATACACGGTTTACAGACAGACAGCCGGCAGGTGACGTCGGGGGATGCGTTCATTGCCCTGGCGGGCCGTCGAACGACCGCGGATCACTATGTGGATGAGGCGGTGGCGGCCGGAGCCACGGTCATTATCCTCGAGGCCGATGAACCCGGGGAGTGTCGTGAATACCGGGGTGCTCTGATTGTCCCGGTTGTGGGGCTGCGAAATAAGCTGGGAAAGATTGCTGATCGCTTTTTCGAGCATCCTTCGCAGCGCCTGCGATTGATCGGGGTGACAGGAACTAACGGTAAGACCTCGGTCAGTCATTATATCGCGCAACTGTTGCAGCAGACCGGAACGCCATGTGGGCTGTTGGGCACCCTTGGCTACGGTATGCCCGGGGCGTTGCAGGTGGCTTCCCACACCACGCCGGATGTGGTTCAGGTCAATCGCGTTCTGTCACGGATATTGAAGCAGGGTGGTCGCGCAGCGACGATGGAAGTGTCGTCTCACGCACTGGATCAGGGGCGGGTAGATCGCCTTACCATGACCGGTGCGGTGTTCACTAACCTGACCCGGGACCACCTCGACTACCACGGCTCCATGGAGGCGTATGGCGCGGCCAAGGCAAAGCTTTTCGAGCGCGAGGAACTGCATTACGCGGTTGTGAATTTTGATGATCCGTTCGGGCGCCAGCTGTATGAACAGCTCGAGGGTAAGTGCGACCGGATTCGTTATAGCCTCCACGAGGCCCAGACCGAGCTGTGGCTGACAGGATTTGAGCCGACGCTTCATGGCTTCTCAGCGTCCCTGGATGGCGAGTGGGGTGCGTTTGACGTCAATGTGCCGTTGATGGGGAGCTTCAACGCCAGCAATGTGCTGGCGTCCATGGCTGCTGTATTGAGTCTGGGGGTGCCGGTGGAGCGGGTACAGAAGGCCGTCGAGACTTTACAGCCACCGCCCGGCCGGCTGGAACCGTTCACTGGCGCCAATGGCGTAAGGGTTGTGGTGGATTATGCTCACACGCCGGACGCACTGGCGAATGCGCTGGCGGCGCTGAAGCCCCATGTTACCGGGCGCCTGTTTTGTGTGTTTGGGTGCGGTGGTGACCGTGACAGTGGCAAGCGCCCGGAAATGGCCGTCGAGGCAGAAAAGGCGGCCGATGTCGTTGTTGTCACTGACGACAACCCCCGTGGGGAGCATCCGGACGCCATAGCCAGGGATATTCTCAGGGGATTTGCGAAGCCGGATCAGGTTGCGGTCATTCACGATCGTGCCGAGGCCATTGCCCGCACCATACGGCAGGCCGGCGAGGGTGACATCGTGCTGATCGCTGGCAAGGGGCATGAAACCTATCAGGAAACGGCCGGTCAGCGTGTGCACTTCAGTGACGCAGAGCAGGTGCAGCACATCCTGCAACTCAATGGAGGTGTTGCATGA
- a CDS encoding D-alanine--D-alanine ligase: MDTQGYQATPETVRALGRVAVFMGGDSAEREVSLKSGNAVLAALQSAGVDAYGVDVQGCLLRTVDNPEFDRVFIALHGRGGEDGTLQAILSQAGIPYTGSEMLASALAMDKLRTKYVFEGCGLPTPRFRAMGGESEADDILRVLSLPLSVKPSREGSSIGIRKVTSREELVEAYREASALDSLVLVEEWIEGPEFTVSLLQNQALPAIGLSTDHVFYDYEAKYLADDTNYRIPCGLDPDAELELQHLALDAFRVLGCRSWGRVDIMQDGDGGFWLLEVNTVPGMTDHSLVPMAARAAGISFEELVVRILKDTLEDDHA, translated from the coding sequence ATGGATACACAGGGTTATCAGGCGACACCGGAGACGGTTCGGGCGCTCGGTCGCGTGGCTGTGTTCATGGGTGGTGATTCGGCCGAGCGTGAGGTTTCCCTGAAAAGCGGTAACGCGGTATTGGCGGCGTTGCAGTCTGCCGGCGTGGATGCCTATGGCGTTGATGTCCAGGGGTGTCTATTGCGCACGGTGGACAACCCGGAATTTGATCGGGTGTTTATTGCGCTTCACGGCCGCGGAGGCGAGGACGGCACGCTCCAGGCCATTCTGTCCCAGGCCGGTATTCCATACACCGGCAGTGAAATGCTGGCGTCGGCTCTTGCTATGGACAAGCTGCGAACCAAGTACGTGTTCGAAGGTTGTGGCCTGCCCACACCCCGATTCCGCGCCATGGGAGGAGAGAGTGAGGCCGATGACATCCTCCGTGTGCTGTCACTGCCGTTGAGCGTCAAGCCTTCCCGTGAAGGTTCGAGCATCGGTATTCGCAAAGTCACCAGCCGTGAAGAGCTGGTCGAGGCATATCGGGAAGCCAGTGCCCTGGATTCACTGGTACTGGTGGAGGAATGGATCGAAGGTCCGGAATTTACCGTCAGCCTGCTACAAAACCAGGCGTTACCAGCCATCGGACTGAGCACCGACCACGTGTTCTACGACTACGAGGCGAAGTACCTGGCGGATGACACCAACTACCGCATCCCCTGCGGCCTGGACCCGGACGCCGAGCTGGAGCTGCAGCATCTGGCTCTGGATGCGTTTCGGGTCCTTGGCTGCCGTAGCTGGGGACGGGTGGACATCATGCAGGACGGCGATGGCGGTTTCTGGTTACTGGAAGTGAATACCGTCCCGGGTATGACGGACCACAGTCTGGTACCGATGGCGGCCAGGGCGGCAGGCATCAGCTTCGAAGAACTGGTTGTGCGGATTCTCAAGGACACTCTGGAGGATGACCATGCTTGA
- the murC gene encoding UDP-N-acetylmuramate--L-alanine ligase produces MADAINPPLVYQVPEMRRIRHIHFVGIGGAGMSGIAEVLKNQGYDVSGSDIREGAVTDRLKAMGVEVHIGHREENSAKADVVVVSTAVSGDNPEVASARNRRVPIVPRAEMLAEIMRYRHGIAVAGTHGKTTTTSLIASVLGEAGLDPTFVIGGKLNSAGTNAQLGGSRYLVAEADESDASFLHLTPVISVVTNIEADHMDTYGGDVERLKQTFVDFLHNLPFYGVAVMCVDDGYVREVIPRISRAIITYGIENPDADYRAEQISSDGLRTHFLVRRPGGRKDLQVELKMPGRHNVLNALAAIAVATDEGVDDDAICRGLAGFAGVGRRFQVYGDYQTPNGTITLVDDYGHHPTEVEAVIRAAHDAWPDRRLVMLYQPHRFTRTRDLYEDFVRVLSEVDGLLLMDVYSAGEPAIPGADGRALCRSIRQRGNVEPVFVEDNNEIEQLLANTLRDGDLLITQGAGDIGGVAARLAAAGVIASE; encoded by the coding sequence ATGGCTGACGCAATCAATCCGCCGCTGGTCTATCAGGTGCCCGAAATGCGCCGTATCCGCCACATTCACTTTGTGGGTATTGGCGGTGCCGGCATGAGTGGTATTGCCGAGGTGCTGAAGAACCAGGGGTACGACGTATCCGGCTCCGATATTCGTGAAGGTGCTGTGACGGATCGCCTCAAAGCGATGGGGGTGGAAGTACACATCGGTCATCGGGAAGAGAACAGTGCCAAAGCCGATGTGGTAGTGGTGTCCACCGCAGTTTCCGGGGATAACCCGGAAGTGGCATCGGCCCGCAACCGTCGGGTGCCCATTGTTCCCCGGGCTGAGATGTTGGCGGAAATCATGCGCTATCGCCACGGCATCGCCGTCGCGGGCACCCACGGCAAGACCACCACCACCAGCCTGATTGCGTCAGTGCTGGGTGAGGCCGGGCTTGATCCCACGTTTGTGATCGGTGGCAAGTTGAACAGTGCCGGCACTAACGCCCAGTTGGGCGGGTCCCGGTATCTGGTGGCTGAGGCGGACGAAAGCGACGCGTCATTCCTCCACCTGACCCCGGTCATTTCGGTGGTGACCAATATCGAAGCCGACCACATGGATACCTATGGCGGTGATGTCGAACGACTGAAGCAGACGTTTGTGGATTTCCTTCATAACCTGCCTTTCTACGGTGTGGCGGTGATGTGTGTGGATGATGGCTACGTGCGTGAAGTGATTCCACGCATCTCGCGCGCGATTATCACCTACGGCATTGAAAATCCCGATGCCGATTATCGGGCGGAACAGATCAGCTCCGACGGCTTGCGCACCCATTTCCTGGTTCGTCGACCGGGTGGGCGCAAGGACTTGCAGGTGGAGCTCAAGATGCCGGGGCGTCACAACGTGCTCAACGCGCTGGCAGCGATTGCCGTGGCCACCGACGAAGGCGTCGACGACGATGCCATCTGCCGGGGGCTGGCCGGCTTCGCCGGGGTTGGGCGCCGTTTCCAGGTCTACGGAGACTACCAGACTCCCAACGGCACCATCACCCTTGTGGATGACTACGGCCATCACCCGACCGAAGTGGAGGCGGTTATCCGCGCGGCTCATGATGCCTGGCCGGATCGAAGGCTGGTCATGCTGTATCAGCCCCATCGCTTTACCCGCACCCGGGACTTGTATGAAGACTTCGTACGGGTGCTCTCGGAGGTGGATGGTCTGTTGCTCATGGATGTGTACTCAGCCGGTGAGCCGGCAATACCGGGGGCTGATGGCCGGGCTCTGTGCCGCAGCATCCGTCAGCGTGGGAATGTGGAGCCGGTGTTTGTGGAAGACAACAACGAAATTGAACAGTTGCTGGCCAATACCCTGCGGGATGGGGATCTGCTGATCACCCAGGGTGCAGGGGATATTGGCGGCGTTGCTGCCCGCCTGGCGGCGGCAGGAGTGATTGCCAGTGAGTGA
- the murG gene encoding undecaprenyldiphospho-muramoylpentapeptide beta-N-acetylglucosaminyltransferase, giving the protein MNDKRRFLMMAGGTGGHVFPALATARTLQEMGHEVFWLGSAGGMEERLIGETDIPLSLIHISGLRGKGRLALLLAPFRLMRGLGEAFTVVRRIRPDCVVGMGGFVTGPGGVAAWLNRIPLVIHEQNAVAGMTNRILVRFAETVLEAFPGSFGAKVVTRCTGNPVRQDLAELAVPEERMKGREGPLRLLVVGGSLGAQVFNQQVPEALAKLAETDRPVVRHQCGEKHVNAAREAYEQQGVEASVEPFIKDMAEAYRWADLVLCRSGALTVSELCVAGLGAILVPFPHAVDDHQTMNGQQMVNAQAAVLVPQSKLNPESLAETLRDLARDRSRVLNMAKAARSLARPDATERVVNYCLEAANG; this is encoded by the coding sequence ATGAATGACAAGCGCCGTTTTCTGATGATGGCTGGTGGCACGGGGGGGCATGTATTCCCGGCACTGGCGACCGCACGGACTTTGCAGGAAATGGGCCACGAGGTGTTCTGGCTCGGCTCTGCCGGCGGTATGGAAGAGCGCCTGATCGGGGAGACGGACATCCCACTGTCGCTGATTCATATCTCCGGGTTGCGGGGTAAAGGCAGGTTGGCGCTGTTGCTGGCACCTTTCCGCCTGATGCGGGGCCTAGGTGAGGCCTTCACGGTGGTTCGCAGAATCCGGCCCGACTGTGTGGTGGGTATGGGTGGTTTCGTGACCGGCCCGGGTGGTGTCGCCGCCTGGCTGAACCGGATCCCGTTGGTGATACATGAACAGAATGCCGTAGCGGGAATGACCAACCGGATTCTGGTGCGCTTTGCCGAGACGGTTCTGGAGGCATTCCCCGGCAGTTTTGGTGCCAAAGTGGTCACTCGTTGCACCGGCAACCCGGTGCGTCAGGATCTGGCCGAACTGGCGGTGCCGGAAGAGCGCATGAAGGGTCGGGAAGGGCCTCTGCGTCTGCTGGTTGTCGGTGGCAGCCTGGGGGCTCAGGTTTTCAATCAGCAGGTGCCTGAGGCTCTGGCGAAACTCGCAGAAACTGACCGGCCCGTGGTGCGCCATCAGTGTGGTGAAAAGCATGTGAATGCCGCTCGTGAGGCGTACGAGCAACAGGGTGTCGAAGCGTCCGTTGAGCCGTTTATCAAGGACATGGCGGAAGCCTACCGCTGGGCGGATCTGGTGCTGTGTCGCTCTGGAGCACTGACGGTATCCGAACTTTGTGTCGCCGGGCTGGGGGCAATCCTGGTGCCCTTTCCCCATGCGGTGGATGACCACCAGACCATGAATGGCCAGCAGATGGTAAACGCCCAGGCTGCGGTTTTGGTGCCGCAGTCGAAGCTGAACCCCGAATCGCTGGCGGAGACGCTGCGGGACCTGGCCAGAGATCGGTCCCGGGTATTGAACATGGCGAAGGCAGCGAGATCGCTGGCTCGCCCAGATGCAACGGAGAGAGTCGTGAACTACTGTCTGGAGGCCGCCAATGGCTGA
- a CDS encoding UDP-N-acetylmuramoyl-tripeptide--D-alanyl-D-alanine ligase gives MMRTFSLADAIALTGGQCRLGDAAQRTFSGVSTDTRKIARGDLFVALRGDNFDGHRFLAKARDAGAVGAIVDVEDTSVDIPQIVVSNTVDALAQLADGNRNESSARFVAITGSSGKTTVREMVASILTQMGSTLATEGNLNNHIGVPLTLFRLEKGHRFGAIELGASGLGEIAHTVAITRPDVAILTNAGQAHLEGFGSYENIVQAKGEIIDGVGANGLVVLNRDDPAFDVWRQRVGERRIAAVSGKAGGAADYYPSAVSVDIHGQSFIAHGADDWQCSVSLALHGEHNITNALLAIAATRELGATDEAIQQGLQALTAVKGRLQMIELSSDLALIDDSYNANPSSMKAAVGVLAARPGTRVAVFGAMAELGPESLALHREVGVCAREQGIERLLVVGPGCEGYIEGFGESTEVCASHDDAVDRLLAGPQFPMTILVKGSRSSAMDRVVEGIKEKVNNSCCSG, from the coding sequence ATGATGCGCACCTTCTCGCTGGCCGACGCCATCGCGTTGACGGGGGGGCAGTGTCGCCTCGGGGATGCCGCCCAGCGAACGTTTTCCGGAGTGTCCACCGACACCCGCAAGATAGCTCGCGGGGATTTGTTTGTGGCGCTGCGGGGCGACAACTTTGACGGTCACCGGTTTCTGGCGAAGGCCAGGGATGCGGGGGCTGTTGGTGCCATTGTGGATGTCGAAGACACGTCAGTGGATATCCCCCAGATTGTTGTCAGCAACACCGTTGATGCACTGGCGCAGCTTGCTGATGGCAACAGGAATGAGAGCTCGGCCCGTTTTGTCGCCATTACCGGCAGCAGTGGTAAAACCACGGTCCGGGAGATGGTCGCGTCCATTCTGACGCAGATGGGGTCCACGCTTGCGACGGAAGGTAATCTGAACAATCACATTGGCGTTCCGCTGACCCTGTTTCGGCTGGAAAAGGGCCACCGTTTTGGCGCCATTGAACTGGGAGCCAGCGGTCTGGGAGAAATCGCCCACACCGTCGCAATCACCCGACCGGACGTGGCCATCCTGACCAACGCAGGACAGGCGCACCTGGAGGGTTTTGGCAGTTACGAGAACATTGTCCAGGCCAAAGGCGAAATTATTGATGGTGTTGGCGCCAACGGGCTGGTTGTCCTGAATCGTGATGATCCTGCTTTTGATGTCTGGCGGCAGCGGGTTGGCGAACGGCGGATCGCTGCAGTCAGCGGGAAGGCCGGCGGTGCGGCGGATTATTATCCCTCGGCCGTCAGCGTTGATATCCATGGACAAAGTTTCATCGCACATGGAGCTGATGACTGGCAGTGTAGCGTCAGCCTGGCACTTCACGGCGAGCACAACATCACGAATGCGCTGCTGGCCATCGCCGCGACCCGTGAGCTCGGGGCGACAGATGAGGCCATTCAGCAAGGCTTGCAGGCCCTGACCGCCGTTAAGGGCCGCTTGCAGATGATTGAATTGTCTTCAGATCTGGCCCTGATTGATGACAGCTACAACGCCAACCCGTCGTCCATGAAGGCTGCCGTTGGCGTACTCGCGGCAAGACCTGGCACGCGGGTGGCAGTATTCGGTGCCATGGCAGAGCTGGGGCCCGAAAGCCTGGCGCTGCACCGTGAGGTCGGCGTTTGTGCCCGTGAGCAGGGGATCGAGCGTCTGTTGGTCGTTGGGCCGGGGTGTGAAGGTTATATCGAGGGTTTTGGGGAGTCGACCGAGGTTTGTGCTTCCCACGATGATGCCGTGGACCGCCTGTTAGCCGGCCCGCAGTTTCCGATGACCATTCTGGTCAAGGGTTCTCGCAGTTCCGCCATGGATCGCGTGGTGGAGGGAATAAAAGAAAAGGTGAATAACTCATGCTGCTCTGGCTGA
- the ftsW gene encoding putative lipid II flippase FtsW, translating to MQTSLTLPNRQKLLSDLQPLPLLIISSVSLMVMGVVMISSASMDMAAETVGNSYHYVIRQLIFAGIGCFLALVAVNVPVSWWERSGWLLLGVGLLVLILVLTPLGRTVNGSTRWIPFGLFNVQVSEVAKLCLIAYLAGYVVRRREELLNTWPGFLKPLVVLAVASMLLVIQPDFGATVVLVTAAAGMIFLSGVRLTRFMPLIGILVGLGVVLVVTQPYRLKRVVSYLDPWKDQFDSGYQLTQSLIAFGRGEWAGVGLGNSIQKLFYLPEAHTDFIFAIIAEEFGLLGSLLVLMLFAVLVITGFVIARRAELANMPFAACFSYGITLLIGLQAGINMAVSTGLLPTKGLTLPLVSYGGSSLMITCISLGILARVEMERLDRERLAQEKNGKRVRGGAVYE from the coding sequence ATGCAGACCAGTCTCACACTCCCTAACCGGCAGAAGCTGCTCAGCGATTTGCAGCCATTGCCGTTGCTGATAATCAGCTCCGTGTCGCTTATGGTCATGGGGGTGGTGATGATTTCTTCGGCCTCGATGGATATGGCCGCGGAGACAGTCGGTAACAGCTATCACTATGTTATCCGACAGCTGATTTTTGCCGGAATTGGATGTTTTCTGGCACTGGTCGCAGTGAATGTGCCGGTGTCCTGGTGGGAGCGAAGCGGTTGGCTGCTGTTGGGTGTTGGTTTGCTGGTGCTGATCCTGGTATTGACGCCACTGGGGCGGACGGTGAACGGCTCTACCCGGTGGATTCCGTTCGGGCTGTTCAACGTTCAGGTGTCGGAAGTGGCCAAGCTGTGCCTGATTGCCTACCTGGCGGGGTACGTGGTGCGTCGCCGCGAGGAATTACTCAACACCTGGCCAGGGTTTCTCAAGCCACTGGTGGTACTGGCTGTGGCCTCCATGCTACTGGTTATCCAGCCGGATTTCGGGGCAACGGTGGTTCTGGTGACCGCCGCTGCGGGGATGATCTTCCTCAGCGGTGTCAGGCTGACCCGGTTTATGCCGCTTATCGGAATCCTGGTGGGGCTGGGCGTGGTGCTGGTCGTAACGCAGCCTTACCGGCTCAAGCGGGTTGTCAGCTATCTCGACCCCTGGAAGGACCAGTTTGACAGTGGCTATCAGCTCACCCAGTCCCTGATTGCCTTTGGGCGTGGGGAGTGGGCTGGTGTCGGGCTGGGGAACTCGATACAGAAACTGTTCTATCTGCCTGAGGCGCACACTGACTTTATCTTCGCCATCATTGCCGAGGAGTTCGGGCTACTGGGGTCGCTGCTCGTGCTGATGCTGTTTGCGGTGCTGGTGATCACCGGTTTTGTGATTGCCCGTCGTGCCGAGTTGGCCAACATGCCGTTTGCGGCCTGCTTTTCATACGGCATCACCTTGCTGATTGGGTTGCAGGCCGGAATCAATATGGCGGTTAGCACTGGACTGCTCCCGACCAAGGGGCTGACCTTACCCCTGGTCAGTTATGGTGGGTCGAGCCTGATGATCACCTGCATTTCTCTCGGCATTCTGGCCCGTGTGGAAATGGAGCGCCTTGATCGGGAGCGGTTGGCGCAGGAAAAAAACGGAAAGCGGGTCAGGGGAGGCGCAGTGTATGAATGA